GCAGTCGATCCAGGCCGGCACCGTGAACGCGGCGCGCCTCCTGGGTGTCGACCGTGAGGTGGGGACGCTCGCCGCGGGGAAGATGGCCGACATCGTCGCCGTCCCCGGCGATCCCATCCGCGACATCCGCGTGATGGAGCGACCGGTGTTCGTGATGCGCAGCGGCGTGGTGCACAAGCAGCCGTAGCATCCCAAAAGCCTCACACAGAGAACACAGAAGGAACAGAAAGCCACAGAGAAACCCTTTTGCGGTTCTCTCTGTGGCTCTGTGTCTCTGTGTGAGCCCCGTTGTTAGCGAGGCGCGCCGGGGTCGCGGATCCAGTTGAGGACGCCGGGGCTCAGGTACCGCAGACGTCCATCGCGTCGGGTGACCAGGGCGTAGCTGATGACTTCGCGGCCGGGGCCGTGGTAGCGCCGCATGTGCGCGCCCAGGGCCACCGTCACCGTGTCGCCGTTGATGCGCAGGTTCTCGCCGAGGGGGCGGATGGTGTAGCTGCGGCCCTCCGCATCGGCGGAGATGGCGAAGATCTGGATGCTGTCGGGGACCGGGGCGCCGCGCGCGGTGAAGGAGACGGTCTCCGCGACGGCGCCGTCGGCGAAGAGCGGCTCCAGGATCGGGCGGTAGTCCGCGCCGCCGAGCACGTAGTCGCGAAAGAGCGCGGGGTCCACGGCGGGCATGATCAGCATGCGCGGAAGGAGCGCCGAACGGCCGTCCCAGTAGCCGGGGTTGACCGTGTGCAGGTAGCGGAAGCGCTGCCCGACCGCTTCGGCCACTTCGGGGAGGTAGTGGCCGAAGGGGAAGGCGAAGTCCAGCACGGAGGGCGCCGTGCGCGCGCTCTCCCCCGTCATGCCTGCTGAGCGGGCGAGGGTCGCGGCGACCTCGGTGACCGACGTGGCCATGCTGCGGTGGTCGTAGCCGTGCGGCGCGATGCGGTGGCCGGCGCGCGATAGGCGCACGAGATCGTCGGGCGAGAGGAAGTTGCCTGGCTCGGCGCGGGTGCGGTTCGGGATGACGAAGAAGATGCCGCGGAAGCCGTAGCGCTCCAGCAGGGCGGCGGCTCCCAGCGCGGATTCGCGGTGGCCGTCGTCGAAGGTCAGGATCACCGGGCGCCCTCCGGGCGTGCCCGCCGCTTCCGGGAAGACGGAGCGGAAGCCGTTCTCCCTGAGGAAGCGGAGCATCGCCTCGAAGCTCGCGTACGACTCGGTCATGGAGCCGTCGCCCTCGGTGAGATGGTCCTTGAGGTTGTGCCAGGTGAGCACCGGGATCCCGGTGCTCGGCCGCGGGGCGGAGGGCGCCGGGGCCGTCGCGCACCCGGTGGCGAGGAGGACGGCGAGCAGCAGGGTGCGGGCGGAGCGTAGCAGCATGCGCCGGATGGAGCGGGTGACCGTAAAAGGAAGCGGGCCGGGAATCTCTCCGGGCCCGCTTCTTCGGTCAATGCGCGGCGGCCAGCTCCGGCGGCACCGCGTCGCCCGCGCCGGGGACGCCGGTCAGGTAGTCGACCAGGGCCCGGCGCAGGCAATCGACGAGCTGCGGGATGGGGACGGGGACCCCCAGCTTCACGGACTGAAAGAGCATCCCGTCGCGCGCCGCCAGGATCAGCCCGGCG
The window above is part of the Longimicrobium sp. genome. Proteins encoded here:
- a CDS encoding polysaccharide deacetylase family protein — protein: MLLRSARTLLLAVLLATGCATAPAPSAPRPSTGIPVLTWHNLKDHLTEGDGSMTESYASFEAMLRFLRENGFRSVFPEAAGTPGGRPVILTFDDGHRESALGAAALLERYGFRGIFFVIPNRTRAEPGNFLSPDDLVRLSRAGHRIAPHGYDHRSMATSVTEVAATLARSAGMTGESARTAPSVLDFAFPFGHYLPEVAEAVGQRFRYLHTVNPGYWDGRSALLPRMLIMPAVDPALFRDYVLGGADYRPILEPLFADGAVAETVSFTARGAPVPDSIQIFAISADAEGRSYTIRPLGENLRINGDTVTVALGAHMRRYHGPGREVISYALVTRRDGRLRYLSPGVLNWIRDPGAPR